AATATCGCATCAGGATGGTGCCAGAGTTGTTTCAAAACTGAGTCACCACCACTTTGGCAATCAGACAGCAATTCTGTTCCCAGATGGTAACTGTATGAAAACAGAAATGATAAGCTAAATATCATTAGTGAAATAGAACAATAAATGAGTTAATCCAGGTAAAGTTTCAGAGTTCTATttattttcaactttaacctgtTGTGTGCTGGAAAGGAGGGGAAAGTGATGCGAAAAATGATATACAAACAGAGAATGCAAGTTTTAAACGTGTATATCTAAAACTTTAAACGTGAATCAAGGTATTTTAGGCTTAGAAGAACTTACCTGTAGCTCTGGCAGATCCACTGAGAAAGTGTAAGAGCTTCCGGAGAGCCTGGAGATAACTTTGGCCCCACATGTGGGCTAAGTCCTGAAGGAGAAATGGCCATTGCAACCCTTTGAACGGAAGAAATCACACTGCGAACATAGTGCCTAGCCATTGTTGCAACATTATCCTGAAGATGGTTCTCAAAAGGGAATTGGAAAGCAATGGTCAGCACCGACCGCCCATTACAGGTACTTGGAGAAGCATCTCCAGACGCCCGGTTAATGGCAGGGCCTACTTCAAGACTGGAAGCCAGATCCAACGTCCGATGTGCACCCAATGCATCTTGTGTCTCGCTCTGTATACAAGTAATCATCAGCATTTTGAGGTAAAAAGACTTAGCCCCACCAACTTTGCTAATATATCTTCAACTTAGAATTATAACAAAAAAAGCATAAAACAAGCAAGAAACATCCAAAAACACAATTGACTAGTGTTTAGAGACCGAGACTCAATCTTGGATATAATTCCTGTTTGCTGATTTATTGACAATGAAACTGGCTCTTGTTGAAAACCTGGAATAGTAGCATTCCTCAGGCATGCAAAACACAGTTTTGACAACACAAGAAGTTTGTATGGTGAAAAGTACAACTTCCTCACACTGACAACAGCAATAGAAACACCTcccatccaataaaaatagtaaaaaacgcTCATCAAGGATATGAACAGTGCATCCAAGTTCTCATATATTAACCAGCATCACTTGATTACCAATTTTCTGATGTGAAAGACGATGTATAAACAACAGATACTAGAGTTGGTCAATGGACAAATTAGCCCGGGAAGATCTTTCTATTCTTGTTACTATATTAGAGATCAGAGGGCTCAACAATTCTAAAATAAGTTCTTAAGAGAATTACTGACAAACTGGCTTAATGCCCTAGTAAGTTTAGTTGTGTACTAACTACCGAAAGCATTTTCTGTTTCAGACACTCGGCCAATTACTAACCCACAACAAAATTAAAGATCAATTGCTTTAAAACTTTTACAAAAAATCAACTCATTACGGTTTCAACAAAGGAGTTAGGTGTTGTGTTAAACCAACAGCGACCAGTGGAGAAtaatttggtttaaaaaaaaaaatgtaatcagagagaaatttcaaataaaataagaaaaaaggataTTCCAGAGTATATCGACACTCAACTGTTTTCGAATCCAACGGTATAATCCGAAACCCTGAGGGTAGCAGTGGAGCATCATCTGGAAACATTTCATCAATTGGAGCAAAAACAAGTTCAGAGCAGGCTCCCACTGCATTCTCATCTACTCCACTACAAATCTGCACCAGAAAACCATTCAGTAAAAGTACAACAGAGGAATTACAATATGCCAGAAATAAAGCAGTAACATAAGGTTCTAATAACTTCCCCATTTTCCTCCCCCTCAAACTCCCTTTAAAATAACAAGAAATATATAACAGACAAAGAGACTTCACAAGTTTTTCTTTCCGGCCACATGCTTCCCTCAAGAAGAGTACAAAAAACCAAATGCCAAACTGTCTGGACAAATTCTTTTTTGACATGATGAATTCAGATATGCAAGAGTAACAATTTCTTTTACTTTGTCAGCAAGGTTATGATAAGTGAACTTACTTCTAaactaaaattaataaaattaacAAGCCAATAACCAGAGGAAAAGACGATACAGCAATTAGAGACATTGGACAGTAACCTGTAAGAGATGAATATCCCTGGATAGAACAGCCTCTTCTTGAGCAAGGGCATGACCTTCAAGTCGAATTACTTCAAGCATCTGAAATATTCTCcacaaatgattaaaaaaaatcagtaaAGAACCAAAATGCGAGGGGAATTGGGAGAAGAGCGAGTCTAGAAACAATACATATGGTGAATGTGAATTCATAGTTATGAAGCAGTTCTCATCACCTCGAATTCAATGAAATTAACATTTATCACAACAACAAACTACTTTCATGGATGGTGGTCACCACCAGTTCAAGGAAAATTCTAAAATGTTTGGCATCAGCTCAAATAGCTATTGGATGGTAAGCGAACACACATgtacacaaaatcataaacaacccAAGAACAAGAACAAACCTCTTCATGTTCCACTGTTTGACCGAGAGGCATGATGACTTGGCTCCCAGAAAACCTTGTGGATCTCAATCCCTGGAAAGCGTATGAGCCAGCTTTCAACGACACAGCGGAATAGGCATCAATGTTGAAATCAGCCCACTCAGAACGGTGCTCCCTCAGAAACCGGGTCAGCAATGCAGGAGGAACATTCTAAAAAAGGGAAGACATTTTATCAGTTTTCAAGCCAACAAAGCACACTCCAAAATTGAATATCTATTATATTAATGGTTCCTCTTCACAAGAAGCAGTCATGTtcacatactttttttttttttttacctgggGTGGGGGTGATACTACATCCTGATTCCTGACTGCCTAGTTTGGTCCATTTCAGCCCAAGCAGATTAAAAACTGAAGTTATATAAAGCTTTAAAAAATGGTCAACAGTCAACCAGGCACGAATTTGTTTAACAGAGGAAAATACAAGGAAAGTCAATTCATGGCAGAAAATACAATTTAAGTGGCCCATAAAGTTTGATATGTGGCCAATCTGAAGCGCACTCTACTTACACAATGGTAATATTGGATCCAATAGAAGACGTCTGAAGGTTATAGAAAAGGGATCCTTAGCTAGTAGTCTAAGAGAATTTTTCCCTACATAAGATTCTAATATTTACCTTTATTcttgtgaaaaatatttcatgggcAACCCCCCTAACCAAGCTAGGCAGGCTGCCGCATTTATTTGATAGCAATAGAGGGTTTATATATCATTGGGCAGGTAGGAAACCCTTAGGACAATTCTGGCTTTCATCTCAATCATATGGCTCACTTATTGAACTATTTCTCAACCATTTTTCAGAACCACTTCTCAGAGTTCCTCTGACAAAGTGACCAGTATCAAGATACTTTTGGACAAACGGACTGCAAAAGTAGATGTCTAACATGTGGACATATTTTGACCACTAAGAAATCATGTGGAAGAAAATCAGGCCATGGGGATCCATCAAGATTTAGGGATTAAAAGGACAATATCTCCACCAAAATCCAGTACTCATACACTCATACAAAGTGTCAACTAAAATGTTAAAAGAGTTTATTATAATTGATTGCCTCTGGCAAAGGAGACTCTGGCTCCAAGATGAATACGCTACTGGCTCTGGCAGTCTTCATGCTTAGAAGACGATCTAAATCTCGAGTTCACAAATCAATCAATAGTAAATTTCAATGAATTAAGCATAACTTGTTGATTTGAGGCCCCAATAAAGGGGTTTTCCAGGTGCCAAGTTTGTTGACAAGTCTTCTCAAAAAACTCCGAACTTGGTAGTAGCAAGTCACAATACTTACTCATTTGGTGCTTCAGATTGTTCATGgcaaagaaataaagattaaTGCTTGCCTTCAACAATTGATGATTAAAACATAAAGAAAGCAAAAATTTTAGTACCACATGAAATATTAAAGGGTATGGCAATCATAATGACTGAATCGATGTCTTTGAAAGTGAACGATTCTGAACTCACTTGGAGTAGCATGGATGCCTTCACACAGAGGATGCCTCCAGGCAAGGGAAGAGCATTGACAGGATTGGCAACAGTTCCCACATTCTTGGTCGAATTAACAGCAACGACTACATCTTCAGCACCATCACAGTTCATCAATGACCAGCCGTCATCATTAAATCCATTAATGGCATCATTGAATCCTCTACAAAGCATCATAGAAAATTAAAACGTAAGAAAAACACGATATAAACAAAGAACAATAATGACACATGTCAAAATTAGTAAGCCTGAACCAGAGGTTGACCTGGCAATTAGGAGTGGTGAAGTACAGACCAGTTGGGAAATTATGTTAAGCCTTCATAAAAGCTCATACAAAAAGAGGTAGCATTTGCATATCTCGTTTTGGACAATTTATTGGTACATCAGCTGGTCCGACTGGCTGTTTTAAATTTAGGTTAATGCAGCACATGTGCGGCACACACACAGTAggagacaaagaagaaacaaagagaatCTAAATCCACCTGCTCAATCTCTGGCTAAAAGTCCGAAGAACAGCTGGCTGCCTGCCCAATCCATATACTACCTCACCACTGGTCTCCTGTGCTATCTGCCTGATGTGGCGCAGCGCCTATGCAGAAAGTGCTTGATCAGTCTTCCACCCTTTTgttcgtgtgtgtgtgtgtgaagatGTGTGCATGCAAGTTAAGGAATTTAATATCGTTCATCACTTACTGCAATTGTCATTTTCTGAGCCACAACTTTCGATGACTCATATAGAGGTCGCAGCACCTCTGGCACACTCCAGGCCTGAATTAAAAACAGGGTAAAGTTAAGTTGTGAAGAGCAGAGTTAACTTCCAAAGTCTAATAAGAGAACACAGACCTCAAGATCTAGGTGGTCAACAATGTGTATGATTGACCCTCCCCCATCACACGGCCTAATCAAATAACCACTGGGTAACATCTCAGCTCTTACAAATTGGGAAGTGGCTGATGCATTTGGGCCAGCACCAGAACCAGATAATGATCTCTCACAGACCTtaggatatcaaaacaaaaagaacaaaatatcAGAGAGCGCATAACACTCGGCCATTTTATGACTAAATAAAATTTAACCTTAGAACCAAAAACAGAAACTGAGGTTTCCATAGTCAAAGTTCAAACTTCTGAACATTGGGAAATATAAGGTATCATTTCTTAGGCAACTTTAGTAATAAAGATGGGTCTGGCAACACATAATGATACACGACAGAACAGACCAGGATTAGAAAAATCATTCAGCGTGCAAACACAGTTCCCATTGGATGATGCACACACATCCTATTAGTAGCAATCACGCAGCTACCCAAAAAGAATGGGCTAAAGCTCAATGAATGATGAAACGAGAGGGGGAAAATCTCTCTAGATATGACAACATTAAGCAATTAAATCAAGGGAAAGTGGTTTGCTGCCAGGCTGCATGGCCCCAGCGCCAGCAagggggccaatgggaggggcGGGTTGGTCATTTCAGTGATTTCACTGCCCCATGTGCGAGGGCATTGGGGGAATGACCAGGCAACGTTCTTGTCCCCTTATATTAAATAGAGCATGGATTTCTAGTTCAGTACTCTGAAGGATAACACCTTGTGAAGTTAGTAAAGTTTAGGGTGATTCACACCCACAAAAAAAGTTCAAAATGAACATTATATCTATTAGCAAATTAATAATGGATAAATAAGTGGTTATTGTTTCCACATAATCTAATCCAGCCAAAAGTATCGAATTTGGAACTCGATCCCGCACCTGATGTCAGAGCGCATATCAATATGACAATTTGGAATTTGAGACCTACCATGTAGAACCATCAAGTAGTTGGTCAAagtcaaaatcaaacaatcccaAGGGGAATTCACCTCCGACCCACAACAGTATTTCAACTCTATTCAATGCCATAATTGTTACCAGTCCTAAGCAATGCATGCCTTTCCTCAtcacttctcctagagtcattttaaGCCTATCCCTGCTCTTTTAGCCCTCTCATatctgaatcatatcactcATCCTTAACTGTGAATTCAAAAATATCTATTGCTTATATCTATGCCACATCAAACAACTCTCTCAACTTATCATATATTCAGAGCCGCTCCTAAATTAGCTCTAATGTGTTCAAGCCTTAAtttatcttttctaattttaccatttatccatctcaacatcctcattttgAGAGAAACTATAGAATTGATTCATTTGCTTCATCCCATTTTGAAAAACTTTAGTTATTAATAATCGGCAAGTGAAAGTTCCATCCTCAACATTAGAAGTTTTGCATTAGAAGCAAGCATGGAGTAGACTCATCAGACTGTGGAggtataaattttaaaacaccatGAGACTGCCATTGCAAGTGAATAAAAGTTCCCATCCTCATCACCTATGGGCAGTCAGGAGACAGAAATAAGATGCAATTTTAATAGAACTCAATATAGAAAAGTAAATACCACAAGACTGCCATCTTCTAAATTTGTAGTGTATCTCAGAGTCCAGAAGTCCCGTGCAGGAGCCAGTGTAGTTGGAGCATACATCTGAAAAGAGCAAGTACGCGattaatggaaaataaaaggaagtgAAGAGTATAAAGTCATGCCATGAGAGAGATACTCTTCCTACCTGCATGTATAACAGTTCAATTGTCCCTCCATTTCCAGCTGGAAACATGGTAAAGGCTTCAAGACTCCGGCAATCTCGAAACCAAGATGGACGATCTTTAAGGATTTCTGCAATCTATCAgagaatggaaatggaaaagatTAGTTTTCAACATCTAATTAATGATAGAAAGGAAGTCAAATGTCCCCCCAATGACTAGGGGAAGTCCACATAGATCTTATCAACAGAAATTATATCAGGTGCCTTAGTTAATTCTctgaagaaatagcaattcCATTGTAAATAAGAGAATTCAGGTTTGAGAGTGCTACACTTACCTTTGTGGGTTCTAAACTCACTAGACCGCAGGCTCGGGCTGCCACTCCACTGCTACTGTGTGAAATGGCAACAATCCCAACCGAATCCGGACCAGGCTGATCAAAAAGTTAAACAAGTAGAAAATTTTGGTGTTTCAGCTACACAATGGGCAGAtccaacaaacaaataaaaaaaattgattttactTTCGAAAGTACAGAAAATAATCATCCAAACAAACTGAAGTACCTTCATCCCAGGCATCTGGACCCAATCAACAGCCGTTCCTGTAGCCTTTGAAAGGAACTCTGCCAAGGTCTCCTCTGCAATGGAGAGGAGTCTACCAAAAACAAAGAATGGAATAAACATAAATCAGGAGCAGTGACACAAAACAAAGAATGACAAGACACAAGGAGAGTATTGGGAAATAATTAAAAGTAACTGGCTATTCAGGATTACCCAGCGGGATTATTCGCATCTCTAAGTGGATGCTGAGGTGTGGTAACTACAGACTCACAGCTTCCATCGGTAGTTGCTGCAGATGCCTACATGACATAATCCACAGATTAGGTTACCCAGCAAGTacaataaaaagggaaaagttAACCTCCCAAGGAACTCTTGATATTTTTTCCCTTTGAGGGTTCCACTGGTTGCATGCAGGATGGTCTctcaaattttcctttaagaaGCTCCAATTTTCTAAAAAGATTTCCCAAGAATTTTTTGTAATCATACAACTATTAATGAGAGAAGAATAACATTTAATTCCTCAGCCAGTTCCCCAATGGCAATAAGACAGAGACAATGAGAGGAAAAccccaaaaatataaataatcattTCCAAACCAAGGAATATAATCTGAAAGATTACTGGGGTCTTATTTAGAAAGGAAGAGTCCAGGACTCAGGAAGGTCTATGGGTGCTCCAATGAGATTTTAAATTAGTTCAAAAGCAATAAAGTTACAAGAAATCCTAAGTGACATTAAAAACTCAAAAACTCTTCCTTTGAATGCATTGATTGCTCCCTAGCCTTTCATGACTGGGGAAAAGAAGATGATTAACAACGGGAAGGAAAGCCATAGTAAAAGATGTTAATTTTTTAAGACTTGACTGGTAAAAGCTTGTTCTGGATACAACTTACGTTTTGCAATTGCTGCCGCATGTACCCATTTTCGTACACCAGCTGTGATACCTGCTTTTGAAGGCGATCATTCTCCTCCATCAACAGCTTGTTCATGGCAGTTAACTTCCTGTTCACAGTTTGGAGTCGAGAAGCctcttttctttgcttctctcGGCACCTGCAGGAAATTCATCATTATCATAACAATGAAAagatgtttaaaaaaaaaaaaatccgtaaTCTCCCAGATGACCTCTTTTCTGATAAGTTTCTaatacgagagagagagaggagagggaacTGTGTCCCTGGAATCTAAGTTCATCTTCGTTATTACGAAAGGAAAAGCAAAATTGGGACAAGCTGAGTCTACCCGATTCAAGAACACAAAAGCCATATTCGAATAAAGGGGTACTTGGGAGGAATAAAGACCCATTCACATTTTCAATAATGATATTTGCGAAGAAATGCAAAGATAAAAATTACTTTAAACAGGAGAAAATAGCAATTTCTCCTGATAAATATTTGCAGCAACGGCTAGAACTCGTTGTGAACGCAACACCCGTCCGATAATGGCCTCCTTAAAGGTCACGGCATGGACCCGTACATACCAAAAACAGACactaaatgaaaggaaatacaaacgaaaacaaaaaccaaagcCAGTTCTTGCCTGCGATTCTGAAACCAGACTTTGATCTGCTTGGGTTCGATGTTGGACAAGATGGGGCACTCGCGGATCAGCTGCTGCCGTCGCATCGAACTCGGCTTGGGGCACTCCGCGTATACTCGTTCTAGAGCTTCGACCTGCTCGGCGGTGTAACGTACATATTTTCCGTTATCGAGATGCTTATTGATGCTACTATTGCTGCTCTCCCTATGCGGAACCACGGCCATTGCCATTTTTTACTCCACAAGACTGCAAAGTCCGCTTTGCAGAAGAAAGAGACAGAAGTAGAAGCTCTGAGCGCCCTTTTCTGCAAGTTATTTTGCTTAAGATTCTCTCGCCAACTCCGTCTTTGAGAAAAAACGGGCGAAAAAACGCACGTTGAGTAAGAACTTAAGCGGATTTGATAAAAGAGACACACAAAAAGACCTTTTCTAAGGATTAAACTGTCACCGTATTTACGAAATTACGACCAAAAAGCTCAAACTAGCTTCTGTAAACTCCGCTGTTTGTCTTGTCTGAAACCTTTCTTTTTAGTCGAGAAGATGCCTGCACGTTGCGATTTTCTGGAACTTCCTGATGCTGTCACTTTGAACAAAACCATCTCATTCCTCTTTGGGGAAGTGGTTCACTTTTTTCATTAATGGCGTTCAAATCAGGAGTTAATATCTTGCAACTTCGACCTTACAATCGCAGAACTAAAACCTCAAAAGAAGAATACTCGTCGCGAGCTTTTAAGGTTGAACAAACAAGAAGATTCCAACCTATAAATCCCCGAAAATCCAAGCTACCGTAGAGGAGAATAACTCAAGGAAGAGCTTCAACGCGGAAAATTTTGCTATCTACCTCGATCCCGAACTCGTAACCGCAGAACAGTGTGCCCAGACAAAAGAGAGGACTGCTAAAGTAGGAGCACTTTATCAGTTTCTTCCCCGCAAAAACTGCAAGTCAAAACTACCGAGTGGCACCCAGGAGAGCTCCTTTATTGGAAGTTCGAACCACAATCTTCACGTTTCAAACTCGGACTTGCAGACAAGCACAGTAAAGCAAAAGCAATATTTCCAGAAACCGTCGATCTCACAATAATACGTCAGAAGCTCAAATCGTCACAGATTcgaaaaaagaaaggaggatGATGAGGGGTACTAGATCAGAAAACGGTAGTTTACTCCTCCACCTAGAGACGGGTCTCTTCGTGGAGACTGGAGAGAGCCCTTTTCTCATCCACATCAAAGAGTCAAAAAAAGTGTGCAAATGGAGGGAAGCTTAAGGGAGACACTGAAACCCTAACCATCTCAGCAGGAAAGAAGCGTCGGGAGAGAAAATGCGAAGGACATGAAAGGTTTAAGAGGAAAGGGAGCTGAACCTGCAACGTAGAATCGTAGATCGATTTTGCCTTTTCAAAGCGAATAGTGGTGGAAGTAAAGAAGAGTGAAGTGGAAGAGCAGAAATAGCAGAGAAAGCAGCTACTCTACAGCCGAACACACTAGTGAGGAATTAAAAACAAGTTTCTTGCCCGGCCCGCACATCGAAAATCCCGTTCCATCTATATAGTGATCGAGTTTACGCATTTGTTCTTTGTGTTTTACCAAAATGACATCCAAGGACAtgagtttcaaatttcaatggTGCCCTCCACTTTTTCACATGCATCTCCCTTGCTCTTAGGAGGGTGTttagaattttttcttcttttttttttctattttctatttatttattttataagtgactttcctttttctttttttaaaaaccGTTCTAGATATTCGTGTAGAACAGTCACGAGGAGTTCAATTGACATCCATCAGGGATCAAGTAGTGGAATTAGGCCATCTATATCCTACACGCTGGATAGAGTTTTCTGAGCTATGGAATTACCTACGGtgttaatcttttattttagggtaatttacagtgccacctgGTGAAGAATGTCAATATTAAAAGGAcacccctttctcttttatcAAATTGGACTTGAACCCCTTGTCGTCAGTCatcgttacaaaatatattaaaaatgctgacatcagcaattcaattttttcttaaataccattttgcccttaaaaataggaaaatactaaaattgcccttaatggttgTATTCCCAAAATCGATTGAGGATCCCTTCCGCCACTgccgcctctgctccatatccACCGCGTGAGTCActgagttggagaagaaagtCGGAGTAGTCGATCGGCAGCTGCAACCCCTTCCAGTGAAAGTGCCAAACCTTCTCCCTCAAGTCCTCCTTCTCCACCGCCGCCAccgcctctgctccatatccGCCACCGACAGATCCGGCCTCATCGATCCAAATACCGGCGATGGAGACCTGGACGGGCTCTTCAATGGACTTACCGGTAGTGAAATCGCATCGATCCACAATGGCTTCATGCCTCGTATGGTTGTAAGTACTGACTCAACGAATTCCCCCTCCGAAACTCTCTTAACTCCTGATCTCCTTTCTCTGAAAAGCTCTCTTTAACCTATGAAAATCTCCCTCTAAAACCTTATTCCTCATTTAAATAACCCACAACTACTGGCCGCCATGACCAAAGCCGTTGCCGAAGTCGCCCAGATTCAATCGTAGGGATAGTCGTCCTTGAGGTTCagataaagagaaagagagagagatcttgccTTCATTGCCGTTGTTTTTCACATCACTGTTTTTCACAGGCGTATTGAAAACAAAATCTAGCACTGATCCGAATGTAAATATATCATAATATTTTGAGTTTAGAAAGCGACCAAACAAAGCTGTAATATGTTATGAAATATATTGGGACATCATATAGGAAAGCCATCGCCGAGGTCACCTAGATTCGATCATAGGAGTAGTCGGCCTtgaggttcagagagagagagaggttccatTGGAGAAGAAGTTGGAACCACCGATGGTGGCTGTTGTTGCGGACGCCGATGTAGCTGCTGTTGCAGACACTCAATGAGAAATAACaggtaaaatatgatttattatttgttttcattaaaattgtcaaaatgtcatttcaaGTATTTACTTAACGGAGACTGACGGCAATGGGTCCGAATCCAATATGGTGAAAGatagggggtgtccctctaataatggcattcttcagggggtggcgctataaattgccctttattttatgagtgaggacgggaattttttttttttttttttgggccttCTTTTTATGCAAAAACCAAGGTTGGGAAGATAGGACCCAAGAAGGGGCAAGATGGGCCTATTGAGCCACACTTATGCCAACTACTAAACTACTATTATTATATCAATAAGAGTAGAGCATGTGTTTTTAACACAATAGTAGGCGGCTAAAG
This genomic stretch from Macadamia integrifolia cultivar HAES 741 chromosome 2, SCU_Mint_v3, whole genome shotgun sequence harbors:
- the LOC122062860 gene encoding homeobox-leucine zipper protein REVOLUTA-like, whose product is MAMAVVPHRESSNSSINKHLDNGKYVRYTAEQVEALERVYAECPKPSSMRRQQLIRECPILSNIEPKQIKVWFQNRRCREKQRKEASRLQTVNRKLTAMNKLLMEENDRLQKQVSQLVYENGYMRQQLQNASAATTDGSCESVVTTPQHPLRDANNPAGLLSIAEETLAEFLSKATGTAVDWVQMPGMKPGPDSVGIVAISHSSSGVAARACGLVSLEPTKIAEILKDRPSWFRDCRSLEAFTMFPAGNGGTIELLYMQMYAPTTLAPARDFWTLRYTTNLEDGSLVVCERSLSGSGAGPNASATSQFVRAEMLPSGYLIRPCDGGGSIIHIVDHLDLEAWSVPEVLRPLYESSKVVAQKMTIAALRHIRQIAQETSGEVVYGLGRQPAVLRTFSQRLSRGFNDAINGFNDDGWSLMNCDGAEDVVVAVNSTKNVGTVANPVNALPLPGGILCVKASMLLQNVPPALLTRFLREHRSEWADFNIDAYSAVSLKAGSYAFQGLRSTRFSGSQVIMPLGQTVEHEEMLEVIRLEGHALAQEEAVLSRDIHLLQICSGVDENAVGACSELVFAPIDEMFPDDAPLLPSGFRIIPLDSKTSETQDALGAHRTLDLASSLEVGPAINRASGDASPSTCNGRSVLTIAFQFPFENHLQDNVATMARHYVRSVISSVQRVAMAISPSGLSPHVGPKLSPGSPEALTLSQWICQSYSYHLGTELLSDCQSGGDSVLKQLWHHPDAILCCSLKTLPVFSFANQAGLDMLETTLVALQDITLDKIFDESGRKALCSDFSKLMQQGFAYLPPGLCISTMGRHISYEQAIAWKVLGEENTVHCLAFSFVNWSFV